From Rudanella lutea DSM 19387, a single genomic window includes:
- a CDS encoding ABC transporter ATP-binding protein: MKNPYVSLLRTAWQYARQQKRRYLLVYALFLCANVIGALHPLLFGWFINQIQAHNASVLTVCGWYLGGFMTLKLAEWAFHGPARILEREVAFHVSQNFLEELYHQTLHLPVRWHKEHHSGATINRIRKAYDALKLFFQSGFTYLHTLLKCVFSFSAMLYFSPAFGLVGVALGVLTVWVIMTFDKPFIRTLEETNEREHIVASTLFDSLSNIITVITLRLEKQMQGSLMGKVLDTFGPFRQNIRINEWKWFVASMLVATIYAVITMGYVWQNYIPGTVFYVGGLVALIGYVNNFTSVFVDVAWQYTQIVQYNTDVETAKGISEAFSRNERPELVAELPDNWQTIDISGLNFSHSFVPGLVRRRAGLQDVAIHIERGRRVALIGESGSGKSTLLTLLRGLYAPDPAVRVVVDGEQQAGLDLIANTVTLFPQEPEIFENTVAYNITLGLPFDEDEVLAACESARFAEIVGMLPQGLQTFIQEKGVNLSGGQKQRLALARGVLAARSSDIVLLDEPTSSVDPKTEFDIYHKLLEEFADKAVVSTLHRLHLLPMFDYIYIMRNGHVVDEGTFMYLRQHSPIFSEMWRHQQERSELAEAA, encoded by the coding sequence ATGAAAAATCCCTATGTTTCGTTGTTGCGTACGGCGTGGCAGTATGCCCGGCAACAAAAACGCCGGTATTTACTGGTGTACGCTTTGTTCTTGTGCGCCAATGTGATTGGGGCGCTTCACCCATTGTTGTTTGGCTGGTTTATCAATCAGATTCAGGCGCACAACGCATCGGTTCTGACGGTTTGCGGCTGGTATCTGGGTGGTTTTATGACCCTCAAACTGGCCGAGTGGGCGTTTCATGGGCCGGCCCGTATTCTGGAGCGCGAGGTGGCGTTTCATGTAAGCCAGAACTTCCTCGAAGAGCTATATCATCAGACCCTGCATTTGCCCGTCCGCTGGCACAAAGAGCACCATAGCGGGGCTACCATCAACCGGATTCGGAAAGCTTACGATGCTCTGAAACTCTTTTTTCAGAGCGGGTTCACGTATCTGCACACCTTGCTCAAATGTGTGTTTTCGTTTAGTGCTATGCTTTACTTCTCGCCTGCTTTTGGGTTGGTAGGGGTAGCTTTGGGAGTGCTTACTGTTTGGGTGATTATGACGTTCGACAAGCCGTTTATCCGAACGCTGGAGGAAACCAACGAACGCGAACACATTGTGGCGTCGACCCTCTTCGATAGCCTGTCGAACATTATCACGGTCATAACCCTACGGCTCGAAAAGCAGATGCAGGGCAGTCTCATGGGGAAAGTGCTTGACACCTTTGGGCCCTTTCGGCAAAATATCCGCATCAACGAATGGAAATGGTTTGTGGCCAGTATGCTGGTAGCAACCATTTATGCTGTTATCACAATGGGGTACGTATGGCAGAATTATATACCCGGTACCGTGTTCTACGTAGGTGGGCTGGTGGCCCTGATTGGCTACGTAAACAACTTCACGAGCGTGTTTGTCGATGTGGCCTGGCAGTACACTCAAATTGTGCAGTACAATACCGACGTAGAAACGGCCAAGGGGATTAGCGAAGCGTTCAGCCGGAATGAGCGGCCCGAGCTCGTTGCCGAACTGCCGGACAACTGGCAAACGATCGACATCAGTGGGCTCAATTTTTCGCATAGCTTCGTGCCGGGGCTGGTGCGTCGGCGGGCCGGTTTGCAGGATGTCGCCATTCATATCGAGCGCGGCCGTCGGGTGGCGCTGATTGGCGAAAGCGGTAGCGGCAAAAGCACCCTGTTGACCCTGTTGCGCGGGTTGTACGCTCCCGATCCGGCGGTACGTGTGGTAGTCGATGGTGAGCAGCAGGCTGGTCTGGATCTGATTGCCAACACGGTGACCTTGTTTCCGCAGGAACCCGAAATCTTTGAGAATACCGTAGCGTACAACATCACGCTTGGCCTGCCGTTCGATGAGGACGAGGTGTTGGCCGCCTGCGAGTCGGCGCGGTTTGCCGAAATTGTAGGTATGTTGCCGCAGGGCTTACAAACCTTTATCCAGGAGAAGGGCGTGAACCTGTCGGGCGGGCAGAAACAACGCCTGGCTCTGGCGCGCGGGGTATTGGCCGCCCGTAGTAGCGACATCGTGCTACTTGATGAGCCAACGAGTAGCGTAGACCCCAAAACCGAGTTTGATATTTACCACAAATTGCTGGAGGAGTTTGCGGACAAAGCCGTGGTCTCGACTTTGCACCGGCTGCATCTGCTCCCGATGTTCGATTACATCTACATTATGCGCAATGGACATGTAGTTGATGAGGGTACGTTTATGTATCTGCGCCAGCATAGCCCCATTTTTAGCGAAATGTGGCGACACCAGCAGGAGCGTTCGGAGTTGGCCGAAGCGGCCTGA
- a CDS encoding Uma2 family endonuclease, giving the protein MQAITLQIPRRIDIFSDDELYDFCAANPELRIERDENGQIIIMPPTGLESSFVNNELQTETSVWNRKTKAGRVSDSNGGYKLPDNSMRAPDVGWVSNERLATVTAEQLKKFAPVTPDFVIEVRSESDGLAELKAKMNKWLANGVRLAWLVDTQEQTTIVYRPNQVPEEVPFGQTLSGEDVLIGFTLNVKEVLGL; this is encoded by the coding sequence ATGCAAGCGATCACTCTTCAGATACCCCGACGGATAGATATTTTCTCCGACGATGAGCTGTACGATTTCTGCGCAGCAAATCCTGAATTACGTATTGAGCGCGATGAAAACGGTCAAATCATCATTATGCCACCTACCGGATTAGAATCAAGTTTCGTAAACAACGAGCTACAGACGGAGACCAGCGTTTGGAACCGCAAGACAAAAGCAGGCCGTGTGTCCGATTCTAATGGCGGTTATAAACTGCCCGACAACTCCATGCGCGCACCGGATGTAGGTTGGGTGAGCAATGAGCGACTCGCAACCGTTACGGCAGAGCAACTGAAAAAATTTGCTCCAGTCACGCCGGACTTCGTCATCGAAGTTCGTTCTGAATCAGATGGTTTGGCGGAGTTGAAAGCAAAAATGAATAAATGGCTTGCCAACGGTGTTCGCCTGGCATGGCTGGTAGATACGCAGGAGCAGACAACTATCGTCTACCGCCCAAATCAAGTCCCTGAAGAGGTTCCCTTCGGCCAAACACTCTCTGGCGAAGATGTACTAATTGGGTTTACGCTGAACGTAAAGGAAGTTTTGGGGTTGTAG
- a CDS encoding NADH:flavin oxidoreductase/NADH oxidase, with translation MSFLFSPLTLRGLTLKNRIVVSPMCQYSSLDGFVNDWHLVHLGSRAVGGAGLVITEAAAISPEGRITPHDMGLWTDDHIAGLKRIVDFMAGQGSVAGIQLAHAGRKASHTRPWEGSKGIFPDEPEGWQTVAPSPTPFVDEGPVPTALDAAGIAKIRADFKAAADRALQAGFKVVEVHAAHGYLLHEFLSPLSNQRTDAYGGSLENRARLVREIVQDVRAIWPDDLPLFVRISATDWTEGGWTPDDSVQLANWLKEDGADLIDCSSGGNVPRATIPLHPGYQVPFAARIKAETGLATGAVGLITSPEQAEAVLADGQADLILLAREFLRDPYFPLHAARQLGDEVTWPVQYERARR, from the coding sequence ATGTCATTTCTTTTTTCTCCGCTTACACTCCGGGGCCTGACCCTGAAAAACCGCATTGTTGTTTCGCCCATGTGCCAGTATTCGAGCCTCGACGGCTTTGTCAACGACTGGCATCTGGTGCATCTGGGTAGCCGCGCCGTTGGTGGGGCCGGCCTGGTCATTACCGAAGCCGCGGCCATCTCGCCCGAAGGCCGGATTACCCCGCACGACATGGGTCTTTGGACCGACGATCACATAGCGGGCCTTAAACGAATTGTCGATTTTATGGCCGGGCAGGGGAGTGTGGCTGGTATTCAGCTGGCTCATGCAGGCCGGAAGGCGAGCCATACCCGCCCCTGGGAAGGTAGCAAAGGTATATTCCCGGACGAACCCGAGGGCTGGCAAACGGTGGCTCCAAGTCCGACCCCGTTTGTCGATGAAGGGCCTGTACCTACCGCCCTCGATGCGGCCGGTATTGCCAAAATCCGGGCCGATTTTAAGGCGGCTGCGGACCGGGCGTTGCAGGCGGGTTTCAAGGTAGTCGAGGTTCATGCAGCGCATGGGTATCTGCTGCACGAGTTTCTGTCGCCCCTGAGTAACCAACGCACCGATGCCTACGGGGGCTCGCTCGAAAACCGGGCCCGGCTGGTGCGCGAAATTGTGCAGGATGTGCGGGCGATCTGGCCCGACGATCTGCCTCTGTTCGTACGGATTTCGGCAACCGACTGGACCGAAGGCGGCTGGACGCCCGACGATTCGGTGCAGCTGGCAAACTGGCTCAAAGAAGACGGTGCCGACCTGATCGACTGCTCGTCGGGTGGAAATGTGCCCCGGGCTACTATTCCGCTGCACCCCGGCTATCAGGTGCCTTTTGCGGCCCGCATCAAGGCAGAAACCGGCCTGGCAACCGGGGCTGTGGGCCTGATTACAAGCCCCGAACAAGCCGAAGCCGTTCTGGCCGACGGTCAGGCTGACCTGATTTTGCTCGCCCGTGAGTTTCTGCGCGATCCGTATTTCCCGTTGCACGCTGCCCGCCAACTGGGCGACGAGGTTACGTGGCCGGTGCAGTACGAACGCGCCCGGCGCTAA
- a CDS encoding DUF4783 domain-containing protein, with protein sequence MRTTSANPSVLLMTTGDEIRSSFRTGSAQNLALYFDKHIELVIDTEAVDFHELRAKHAELILATFFRKHPPKDFQYVYQGGSARSRYITGVYQTGGQRFSVYLLMRQDAQHHLVIDTLHLRKS encoded by the coding sequence ATGCGGACTACTTCAGCTAACCCGAGCGTGTTGCTCATGACTACCGGCGACGAAATTCGGTCGTCGTTTCGGACGGGCAGCGCTCAAAACCTGGCCCTTTATTTCGATAAACACATTGAGTTGGTGATTGATACCGAAGCCGTCGATTTTCACGAGTTGCGGGCCAAACACGCCGAGCTGATTCTGGCTACCTTTTTCCGAAAACATCCGCCTAAAGACTTTCAGTACGTGTACCAGGGTGGTTCGGCCCGGTCGCGGTACATCACGGGTGTGTATCAGACCGGTGGTCAACGCTTTTCGGTGTATCTTCTGATGCGGCAGGATGCACAGCATCATCTGGTGATCGACACCCTGCATTTACGCAAAAGTTGA
- a CDS encoding glycosyltransferase, whose protein sequence is MKIPEYLGSNSASELVERAESKLVNPVVPAATSPKAQKQALICFSHLRWNFVYQRPQHIMSRASKDFNVYFIEEPIWGNELCISLCKQADDLQIVVPHLPHGLTHDEVIQYQRQLVDELIEREKLTDYVAWYYTPMALNFTDHLRPSLTVYDCMDELSAFLGAPRELIDKEKELLTQAGLVFTGGYSLYEAKRDRHEAVYAFPSSIDHSHFSAARAKQPDPDDQRSIGHPRIGFSGVIDERFDRELIAEVARRRPQWQFVMLGPVVKIDPASLPQGANIHYLGMKDYKQLPNYFSNWDVAILPFALNESTRFISPTKTPEYLSAGLPVVSTPIRDVIRTYGAPGFAQIADTAEAFEKAIERALNGHHPTDWAGIDDLLAESSWNKTWNEMCRHINAQVQIPFEQ, encoded by the coding sequence ATGAAGATCCCGGAATACTTAGGTTCTAATTCTGCCAGCGAACTCGTCGAACGTGCCGAGTCTAAACTGGTTAATCCTGTTGTACCTGCTGCTACATCCCCCAAGGCTCAGAAGCAGGCTCTTATCTGTTTCTCTCATTTGCGTTGGAACTTCGTGTACCAGCGGCCGCAGCATATCATGAGTCGGGCGAGTAAGGATTTCAACGTTTATTTTATTGAAGAGCCAATTTGGGGAAATGAGCTCTGTATTTCGCTGTGTAAGCAGGCCGACGATTTGCAGATTGTGGTGCCCCATTTGCCGCATGGCCTCACGCACGACGAGGTGATCCAGTACCAGCGGCAATTGGTTGATGAACTGATTGAACGCGAAAAACTGACCGACTATGTGGCCTGGTATTACACGCCTATGGCCCTGAATTTTACCGATCACCTGCGCCCCAGTCTAACAGTGTACGATTGCATGGATGAGCTGTCGGCGTTTTTGGGCGCTCCCCGCGAGCTGATTGATAAAGAAAAGGAACTGCTCACACAGGCCGGTCTCGTGTTTACGGGTGGCTACAGCCTGTACGAAGCTAAACGCGACCGGCATGAAGCCGTGTATGCCTTTCCGAGCAGCATTGACCATTCGCACTTCTCAGCGGCCCGCGCCAAACAACCCGACCCCGACGATCAGCGGTCGATTGGGCACCCGCGTATCGGGTTTAGTGGGGTTATCGACGAGCGGTTCGACCGGGAGTTGATTGCCGAAGTGGCCCGCCGTCGGCCGCAGTGGCAGTTTGTGATGCTGGGTCCCGTAGTGAAAATAGACCCGGCCAGTTTGCCACAGGGGGCCAACATTCACTACCTCGGCATGAAAGACTATAAGCAGTTGCCGAATTACTTCAGCAACTGGGATGTGGCCATTTTGCCCTTTGCCCTGAACGAGTCGACCCGGTTTATCAGTCCTACCAAGACTCCAGAATATCTCTCAGCGGGTTTGCCGGTGGTATCTACCCCCATTCGCGACGTGATTCGGACCTACGGAGCGCCCGGCTTTGCGCAGATTGCCGACACCGCCGAGGCTTTCGAGAAGGCCATTGAGCGGGCGCTAAACGGTCATCATCCGACCGATTGGGCTGGTATCGACGATTTGCTGGCCGAAAGCTCGTGGAACAAAACCTGGAACGAAATGTGCCGCCATATCAACGCGCAGGTACAGATTCCGTTTGAGCAGTAA
- a CDS encoding S9 family peptidase: MHFSLRGWFTALCLVGTLTTQAQLAPPKQITLDDIWGRNAGTFTPRTVQGVNWMKAGGFYTTLADDRVVKYSITDGKAVDTLFDARTVRAGGQVLSVDDYQLSADEQKLLLTTAEEPIYRRSSRATFYVYDLGTRQLRLLSQGEKQQYATFSPDGRKVAFVRDNNLFTVDLATMTEKQLTTDGKRNEIINGGADWVYEEEFSMARAFEWSPDSRRLAFIRFDEREVPEYNMQVWGELYPADYKFKYPKAGDNNSQVSVWVADALTGQKLRMETGAPAETDIYLPRIQWTRNPNLLSIRRLNRLQTQLDLLHADATTGKSAVILTETPVNTLGGQPSYVDLEFTDDLTYLADGQTFIWTSERSGFKHVYRYDMTGRLLGPVTAGNYEVLALLGVDEKKQVAYYLSAEVSPLEKHLYRIGLDGRGKQRLTMNRGSYSANFSPDFAYYLLSHTTANTPLTVSLFRAGAPDAKPLRVLETNENLRRRLNLYPLSAKRFFTVPIPTGERLNAWMIRPVNFDSTKRHPVLMFVYGGPGSQTVKNEWDSRDYFWYQMLAQKGYIIVSVDNRGTGARGNAFRTVTYGQLGKIETQDQISAAKYLKTLPYVDPARVGIWGWSYGGYMTSLCMTIGADVFKTGIAVAPVTNWRFYDTIYTERYLKRPQDNPQGYDENSPVTHADKLKGNFLLIHGTGDDNVHFQNSIEFVNALVAAGKPFRSFYYPNRNHGIYGGNTRQHLYQMMTEFILEKL, from the coding sequence ATGCACTTCTCCCTTCGCGGTTGGTTTACGGCTCTCTGTCTGGTAGGCACACTGACCACACAGGCGCAGTTGGCTCCGCCCAAACAAATTACCTTAGACGACATTTGGGGCCGTAACGCCGGTACGTTTACGCCCCGTACCGTGCAGGGGGTCAACTGGATGAAAGCCGGGGGCTTTTATACCACCCTTGCCGATGATCGGGTTGTGAAGTACTCCATTACCGACGGTAAAGCCGTAGATACCTTGTTCGATGCGCGTACGGTGCGGGCGGGTGGGCAGGTACTATCGGTTGATGATTACCAGCTCAGCGCCGACGAACAAAAACTGCTGTTGACTACGGCCGAAGAGCCCATCTATCGGCGGTCGAGCCGGGCTACTTTTTACGTGTACGACCTCGGCACGCGGCAGCTGCGGCTGTTGAGTCAGGGCGAAAAGCAACAGTATGCGACCTTCTCGCCCGATGGCCGCAAAGTGGCTTTTGTTCGGGATAATAACCTGTTTACGGTCGATCTGGCAACGATGACTGAAAAGCAGCTGACTACCGACGGCAAACGCAACGAAATTATCAATGGCGGGGCCGATTGGGTGTATGAAGAAGAATTCAGTATGGCCCGGGCGTTTGAATGGTCGCCCGATAGCCGCCGACTGGCGTTTATCCGGTTCGATGAGCGCGAGGTGCCCGAGTACAACATGCAGGTTTGGGGCGAGTTGTACCCGGCCGACTATAAGTTTAAGTACCCCAAAGCCGGCGACAACAACTCGCAGGTGAGCGTGTGGGTTGCCGATGCGCTAACTGGGCAAAAACTGCGAATGGAAACGGGAGCGCCAGCCGAAACGGACATTTACCTGCCCCGGATCCAGTGGACCCGTAACCCAAATCTGTTGTCGATTCGGCGGCTTAATCGGCTTCAGACGCAGCTTGATTTGTTACACGCGGATGCTACAACGGGTAAGTCGGCGGTGATTCTGACCGAAACGCCGGTTAATACACTCGGTGGGCAGCCGTCGTATGTGGATCTCGAATTCACCGACGACCTCACGTATCTGGCCGATGGGCAGACGTTTATCTGGACAAGCGAACGCAGTGGCTTCAAGCACGTGTATCGCTACGACATGACCGGTCGGTTGCTCGGCCCCGTTACGGCCGGTAACTACGAGGTGCTGGCCTTGCTCGGTGTGGATGAGAAAAAGCAGGTGGCGTATTACCTCTCGGCGGAGGTGTCGCCTTTGGAGAAACACCTTTACCGAATTGGTCTCGACGGACGCGGTAAGCAACGCCTGACCATGAACCGGGGCAGCTACTCGGCTAATTTCAGCCCCGACTTTGCGTACTACCTGCTCTCGCACACAACCGCCAATACGCCCCTGACTGTGAGCCTGTTTCGGGCGGGAGCCCCTGATGCCAAACCCCTCCGCGTGCTCGAAACCAACGAAAACCTGCGCCGACGGCTCAACCTGTACCCCTTGTCGGCCAAGCGGTTCTTTACGGTGCCTATTCCGACGGGTGAGCGGCTCAATGCCTGGATGATCCGGCCGGTTAACTTCGACAGCACAAAGCGGCACCCGGTACTCATGTTTGTGTACGGAGGGCCAGGTTCGCAAACAGTTAAAAATGAGTGGGATAGTCGTGATTACTTCTGGTATCAGATGCTCGCTCAGAAAGGGTACATCATTGTGTCGGTCGATAACCGGGGCACCGGGGCGCGGGGCAACGCTTTCCGGACAGTCACGTATGGGCAACTGGGTAAAATCGAAACGCAGGACCAGATCAGCGCGGCCAAATACCTCAAAACCTTGCCCTATGTAGACCCGGCACGGGTGGGAATCTGGGGTTGGAGCTACGGGGGTTACATGACATCGCTCTGCATGACAATCGGAGCCGATGTGTTTAAAACCGGCATTGCCGTGGCGCCCGTGACCAACTGGCGTTTTTACGATACCATTTACACCGAACGCTACCTTAAACGACCCCAGGATAACCCACAAGGATACGACGAAAACTCGCCCGTGACACACGCCGACAAGCTGAAAGGGAATTTTCTGCTTATTCACGGTACCGGGGATGATAACGTGCACTTCCAGAACTCCATTGAGTTTGTCAACGCGCTGGTAGCGGCCGGCAAACCGTTCCGGTCGTTTTATTACCCCAACCGAAATCACGGCATTTACGGCGGCAACACCCGCCAGCACCTGTACCAGATGATGACGGAGTTTATTCTGGAGAAGTTATAA
- a CDS encoding M20/M25/M40 family metallo-hydrolase encodes MKHALLVLTTLAALSVRAQAPTTSQLQAITQKHIRQSYADLQALLRIPNNAHIEGQMQPNIDWLRQAFEQRGFRVSLLNTPSNPLILAEKPLSAPIKTQTGQPKTLLLYMHFDGQPVVPAQWQQPDPYEPVLKQRNPDGSWTPLDWTRLQTENASPDWRIFGRSSSDDKGPIAMLLAALTALEKEKIPQRYNLKVILDSEEEIGSPHLAQTVQAHKDELAADLLLVMDGGRHLSNLPTLIYGCRGIATVTLTTYGPRGPQHSGHYGNYAPNPALRMAQLLASMKDEDGRVTIPGYYDGITIDPKAAQIMAAVPDDPAQIAKTVGFATPDKVGRNYQEALQYPSLNIRGLQSAYVGKQAGTVIPDRAVAELDLRLVPETDPARLIGLVRQYIQRKGYTILDHEPTEAERMQYPKLIQLQSSGEMLPFRTEIGIPEDVWLTRAMVRAFGREPVKIRMTGGSVPIVPFLRTLNIPAIHVPMVNLDNNQHAPNENLRLGNYVEGVTTWLAILTN; translated from the coding sequence ATGAAACATGCACTACTTGTACTGACTACCCTGGCGGCCTTGTCGGTGCGCGCACAGGCCCCAACCACAAGCCAACTGCAGGCCATTACCCAAAAACACATTCGGCAGTCGTACGCTGATTTGCAGGCACTGTTGCGTATCCCGAACAATGCGCATATCGAGGGGCAGATGCAACCCAATATCGACTGGCTACGGCAGGCCTTCGAGCAGCGAGGCTTTCGGGTATCCTTGCTCAACACCCCATCGAACCCGTTGATTCTGGCCGAGAAGCCTCTTTCAGCACCAATAAAAACCCAAACCGGACAGCCTAAAACCCTGCTGCTATACATGCACTTCGACGGGCAACCGGTAGTACCCGCCCAGTGGCAACAACCCGACCCTTACGAGCCGGTGCTAAAACAACGTAACCCCGACGGCAGCTGGACCCCGCTCGACTGGACCCGTCTCCAGACCGAGAACGCATCGCCCGACTGGCGAATTTTTGGCCGGTCCTCCTCCGACGACAAAGGCCCCATCGCCATGTTGCTGGCGGCTCTGACCGCGCTGGAAAAAGAGAAAATTCCGCAACGCTACAATCTGAAGGTGATTTTGGATAGTGAAGAAGAGATTGGTTCTCCGCACCTCGCTCAAACCGTTCAGGCCCATAAAGACGAACTCGCAGCCGACTTGCTGCTGGTCATGGACGGAGGGCGGCACCTCTCCAACCTGCCTACCCTGATTTACGGTTGCCGGGGCATCGCCACCGTTACGCTCACTACCTACGGCCCACGTGGCCCTCAGCATAGCGGGCATTACGGCAATTACGCCCCCAACCCGGCCCTACGCATGGCGCAACTGCTGGCGAGCATGAAAGACGAAGATGGCCGCGTGACTATTCCGGGGTATTACGACGGAATTACCATTGATCCCAAAGCGGCTCAGATTATGGCCGCCGTTCCCGACGACCCGGCTCAGATCGCCAAAACAGTGGGCTTTGCCACTCCTGACAAGGTGGGACGCAACTACCAGGAAGCCTTGCAGTATCCGTCGCTCAATATTCGGGGTTTGCAGAGTGCCTACGTGGGTAAGCAGGCCGGCACGGTAATTCCCGACCGGGCCGTTGCGGAGCTGGACCTGCGGCTGGTGCCCGAAACAGACCCGGCGCGGCTGATTGGCCTGGTCCGTCAGTACATCCAACGTAAAGGGTACACCATTCTGGACCATGAACCTACCGAAGCCGAACGGATGCAGTACCCCAAACTCATTCAACTACAAAGCAGCGGTGAGATGTTGCCGTTTCGGACCGAAATCGGTATTCCCGAAGATGTCTGGCTCACGCGGGCTATGGTGCGGGCCTTCGGGCGCGAGCCAGTCAAAATTCGGATGACAGGCGGTTCAGTGCCTATTGTTCCGTTTCTTCGGACGCTCAATATCCCCGCTATTCATGTCCCGATGGTTAATCTGGACAATAACCAACATGCCCCCAACGAAAACCTGCGGCTGGGTAACTACGTTGAAGGCGTAACAACCTGGCTGGCTATTCTAACAAATTAA
- a CDS encoding phosphoribosyltransferase family protein yields the protein MSSQPILSAEQLRQKIRRIAFQIYENNFDEPAVVLAGVAGEGYVFAERLLGELRQIAPFSVTLLKVNLDKSQTTQPAIDLTGQGVDLTDKVVILLDDVLYTGRTLAFCLQPFLSVLVRKLQVAVLVDRNHPRYPVAADYKGYELSTTLTEHVEVVLGQPDREGVWLK from the coding sequence ATGTCATCGCAGCCTATTTTGTCCGCCGAGCAGCTTCGTCAAAAGATTCGGCGCATTGCCTTTCAGATTTACGAAAACAACTTCGATGAACCAGCCGTCGTATTGGCCGGGGTTGCGGGCGAGGGGTACGTGTTTGCCGAGCGGCTTCTGGGCGAATTGCGGCAGATAGCCCCGTTCTCGGTTACGCTGCTCAAAGTGAACCTCGACAAGTCGCAGACAACCCAGCCCGCCATCGACCTGACTGGGCAGGGTGTTGACCTGACCGATAAAGTAGTGATTTTGCTCGACGATGTGCTCTACACGGGGCGCACACTGGCATTCTGTTTGCAGCCGTTCCTGAGCGTGCTGGTGCGAAAATTGCAGGTGGCCGTGCTCGTGGATCGCAACCACCCGCGCTACCCCGTAGCCGCCGATTATAAAGGATACGAACTCTCAACTACCCTCACCGAACACGTGGAAGTGGTTCTGGGCCAACCCGACCGCGAAGGGGTGTGGTTGAAATAA
- a CDS encoding MBL fold metallo-hydrolase yields MRIRSTLHHGPVEGYQFGYSPVRFVKPFPVWCYYLHDTLIDTGQRHCQADVLATFRPKPIRQIILTHFHEDHSGNVAALARAHEAPVLTGTITAERIRASFPLLAYEQFWFGAIDPCSAEVGVTVQPLPEVISVGPYGLRPMLTPPLRRSSCAARTERRLVVCR; encoded by the coding sequence ATGCGCATTCGCTCAACGCTTCATCACGGCCCTGTTGAAGGGTATCAGTTTGGCTATTCTCCGGTTCGATTCGTCAAGCCGTTTCCGGTATGGTGTTATTATCTGCACGATACTCTGATTGACACCGGGCAACGGCACTGCCAGGCCGATGTGCTGGCTACCTTCCGGCCGAAGCCCATCCGGCAGATTATTCTGACCCATTTTCACGAAGATCATTCGGGCAATGTGGCCGCTTTGGCGCGTGCGCATGAGGCTCCGGTGCTCACCGGCACCATCACCGCCGAGCGTATCCGGGCGTCGTTTCCATTGCTCGCCTACGAACAGTTCTGGTTCGGGGCTATTGACCCCTGCTCGGCTGAGGTTGGGGTTACGGTACAGCCGCTTCCGGAGGTTATTTCGGTGGGGCCGTACGGGCTTCGGCCAATGCTGACACCGCCACTCCGACGATCATCATGTGCTGCTCGAACCGAACGAAGGCTGGTTGTTTGCCGGTGA